The DNA region TTATATTCAATGAAATGTACCTACCTATTATCAGTAAAAGTACTTGCCAATGAACGTTTAGTTATCTTCCAGTGCGAGGCATTCCAAAGCGGGTTCCCATTTGCAAACAGGATAGCTTGTGGTGATTCATGCTTAATTTGGAATTTCTCAGCGATCGCATCAGATAATGGGCGGGAATCCTGTACGGCCAAGTAATAAGTGGGAACTTCTTGGTTCTCATCAGCAAATTTCTGATATTCCTGATAGGCTGCATGACTAATCGGACACGTTAAACTGTGTTTTAATAAAAAAAACTTTTCTTCTTTATTTAATAGTTCTTCTAATTGTTCAAGTGTATCCATTTTATTTAACATTATTTTACCTCCAATAAAAATAAACGGTGAAGTAATTCTATCACTTCACCGTTTCTCTTACAAATAATCAGTATCCTATTTAAACTTGACCTGTTGATTAGAGCTCCAGGCACTTCGCTTTCCGCGGGCGTGCCGGGGAGCCTCCTCGGCGCTTAAGCGCCTGTGGGGTCTCCCCAGCCCCGTACTCCCGCAGGACATTGAATAGGCTTCCTTGAATATTCACCGCACGAAGGAAATGCGATAGCATTTTCGAGGAGTTCTTCGTGCCTTCCGCTCCAATCAACAGAGTTTGAAAAAGCAACTATGTTAACTACAAACATTCCTGTTCTTAAAGTGTTACTTTTTTTTCCTCTTCTTCGAATGCCTTTTTTGCTTCTTCTAGTTTTTGAGTAATATCTAGAGTGTCGGCTTTTTTATTGTCTGATTTCACTTCACTAGATCCTATTGGGATATAGGTTATTTCCTCTAGAAGATCATCTGCCTCTTTCTTTTTGTTCATTAGCTGAATAGTCTTTTCTTTTATTGTGCCTGCTTGATTATTAATAGTACTGCGAATCTCTTGTCCTGATTTTGGCGCTAAGAGCATTGCTACAGCTGCACCAACTACTCCGCCAATTAAGGCACCTAACAAAAAGCTGCTTGAAGAGTCCTCACTATTTCTCTGGCTATTTTCTTTTGATACATAATCCTTACTCATTTAGTATTACCTCCCTTTTAAAAATAAAAAAATTATCTTGATCGAACTCTTTGGATTTTCTCTGTAGGTACTTCACTTTTTGGTTGCTTTCTTTCAGTCCACTTGTCTTTTAGTTCGAGGATTACATTGCTCCATTGGACAATTTGAGATACCTTTTCTTTATTTTGTTCCACTTGAATATCAAATGAACTAGTTAAATTCTTTAGCGTTCCATTAAATTTACTTACTGTTGTCCCAACGTCCTTAACCGCATCGACGACGCTAGTTAATCTTTCTGATTTATCTTGAATGTCATCTGCTAAAGCATTGGTTTTTTGTAAGAGTTCCGTGGTTTCTTTTGTGACGCCGTCTAATTGTTTTTCTAATCCCACTAATGTTGTTGAGACGCTCGAAAGAGTCCCTTCTAATGCCTTAAGTGTTTTTGCTAAATAAATGACAAGTACCATAAACGCGACCGCAATTAATGCGATGCTCAAGTATAGAATAATTTCCATTTACGTTTTTACCTCCGCCTGTATACTACCATTATGTATTACCTATCCAATGATGTGTTAAACCCTTGAATCATTTCTTTAATTACTTCAAGACAATTGTCTCATTTTCCTGCTATGGTTTACAATTGATTTAGGTTCAAAAGTGAATATTTATCAACTTTCGCTTAAAAAAGGTACAATAGAAATGTATTTTTACATTTTTGGGAGGCGTTTTTGAATGAAAGATCCGCGTATTGGCACATTAGCAAAAAATTTAATTAATTATTCACTTCAATTACAAAAAGGAGAAAAGGTACTAATCGAAAACTTTGGCCTGCAGCGCGAGCTGGTTACTGCCCTCGTTAAAGAAGCCTATCTTGCAGGTGGTTACCCTTTTGTTTCTATCAAGGATCATCAGGTGGACCGTTCCTTACTTCTGGGTGCCCAAGAAGAGCAATTCAATATGATTGCAGACTTTGAAGCAAATGTTATGAGCAAAATGGATGCATACATAGGTCTCCGTTCTGGTGAAAACATCAATGAACAAGCGGATGTACCAGATGATAAAATGAAAATTCATGGCAATACGGTAGGTAAAAAGGTCCATCGTGATATTCGAGTGCCGAAAACAAAGTGGGTTGTCCTTCGCTACCCAACATCAAATATGGCTCAATTAGCAAAAATGAGTACAGAAGCATTCGAAAATTTCTATTTTGATGTTTGTAATTTAGATTACGGTAAAATGGATAAAGCAATGGACAGTCTTGCTGAATTAATGAATCGTACGGACAAGGTACGTATTACAGGACCTGGAACAGACCTTAGCTTCTCGATTAAGGATATTCCCGCTATTAAGTGTGCTGGACGCTTAAACATACCTGATGGTGAGGTTTATACCGCTCCCGTCCGTGATTCAGTTAACGGTGTGGTTACTTACAATACGCCTTCACCCTACCAAGGCTTTACCTTTGAAAATGTGAAGCTAACTTTTAAGGACGGTAAAATTGTCGAGGCAGAGTCCAATGATTCTGACCGCATCAATAAGATTTTTGATACGGATGAAGGGGCACGGTATGTGGGGGAATTTGCAATTGGCGTTAACCCATTTATCTTAACACCAATGCAGGATATCCTTTTTGATGAAAAAATCGCAGGCAGCTTCCACTTTACTCCAGGTCAGGCCTATGATAATGCGTATAACGGCAACAATTCTAATATTCATTGGGATATGGTAAATATTCAGCGTCCTGAATATGGCGGAGGAGAAATCTACTTCGATGATGTGCTCATTCGCAAAGACGGACTCTTCGTCATTCCTGAATTAGAAGGTCTGAACCCAGAAAATTTAAAATAAAAGAAAAGGATGCCAGCGACTAAGCTGGCATCCTTGTTTTATAATGTTAATTGTTTTTCGTAAGACTCTTGGAATTTTTGGATATCCCCAGCGCCCATAAAGACAATTACACTGTCTTTATGTTTTTCAAGCAGTGCTGTGTTTTCTTCTAAGAGAACTTCTGATCCTTCAATTCTTGATTGTAAATCCTGAATCGTGAGCTTGCCATGATTTTCTCTAGCTGATCCAAAAATTTCGCATAAGTATGTCTTATCAGCAAGCCGCAAACTCTTAGCAAAATCCTCCAGGAAGGCTTGCGTGCGGGAAAACGTATGCGGTTGGAACACGGCAACAATTTCTCGATCAGGATATTTTTGATTAGCCGCATCGATAGTTGCTTTAATTTCTGTTGGATGATGTGCATAATCATCAATCAGGATTTGCGATCCAATTCTTTTTTCTGAAAATCTCCGTTTTACACCTTGGAACGAGCTTAACAGTGCTTTAACAATTAATACATCTATCGTTTCGTAATGGCATATCCCAATTACAGCTAACGCATTTAACACGCTATGTTCACCAAACGTAGGAATGGTAAATGTGTCATAAAAAGTATTGCGAATAAAAACATCAAAGCTCGTGCCACTTGTTGTTTTAACAAGATTTTTGGCTTGATAGTCATTTTCTTCACCAAATCCGTAAAACAAAACAGGAACCTTTGCCTGGATTTTTTGCAGCTGTCCGTCATCACCATAGGCAAATATGCCCTTTTTCACTTGAACAGCCATTTCTTGAAAAGCTGAAAATACGTCATCAATATTGGCAAAATAATCGGGATGGTCAAAATCAATATTTGTCATAATTGCATAGTCAGGGAAATAGGACAAAAAATGCCTTCTATATTCGCATGCCTCAAAAACAAAATACTTAGCGTCTTCTTCACCTTTACCTGTACCGTCACCAATTAAAAAGGATGTAGGCTTAGCTCCTTTTATGACATGGGCAAGCAAACCAGTTGTTGATGTTTTACCGTGTGCACCTGTAACGGCAACACTCGTAAAGTTTTGCATAAAATCGCCCAAAAATCTATGGTACCGAACAATTGGAAGCCCGAGCTTCATTGCCTCTTGAATTTCTTCATGTGTATCAGGAAAAGCATTACCTGCAATAATTGTCATTCCCGGCTCAATATTTTCTTTTTGAAAGGGAAGTATTTTTATTCCTGATTCTTCAAGGGCCAGTTGAGTAAAAAAGTGCTTTTCGACATCGGAGCCTTGCACCTCAAATTTCATATCATGCAGAACTTGTGCCAATGCACTCATTCCTGACCCCTTTATACCCACAAAATGGTAAATAGTCATATAAAGAACCTCCAACCAACGTCTATATGTAAAACAGTATATGACATGTAATTTGAATTGCTAATTTGAACAAAAACAATAATAACGTATTATAACATTGTTTATTGATAAAAACTAATTAGATTTCTCTGTACATTATATTATTTGTTGATGTAAACAAAGAATACTAAAGATCAAATATTTGTGCCAGTTTATTGAATGGACTCCAAATCTGCTTCTGTAACTAATACATCGCGAGGCTTACTTCCATTTGCACTGGTAATAAAACCATTTGTTTCAAGAATATCCATTAATCTTGCTGCACGGTTATATCCAATTTTAAACCTGCGCTGCAGGCTTGATGTTGATGCATGACCTTGTTCGATAATAAATTCACAGGCTTCATAAAAAAGTTCATCCTCATCTTCGGTTACTTGTGACTTTTTTAATAGTTCCTCTTGTTCAAACAAGTACTGAGGCTCTTGCTGCTCTCTTACATGTGCGACAACCAGATCAATTTCTTCATCTGAGACAAACGTTCCTTGAAGCCTCACAGGCTTGGATGAGCCATTTTCCAAAAATAGCATATCGCCGCGTCCCAATAATTTTTCGGCACCAGCAATATCAATGATTGTTCGTGAATCTACTTGTGAAGATACTGAAAAGGCAATACGAGTTGGGATATTTGCTTTAATTAATCCAGTTATAACATCAACAGACGGTCTTTGAGTTGCGACAATTAAATGAATTCCGCATGCTCTTGCTTTTTGTGCAATTCTGCAAATCGCTTCTTCCACATCCGCAGGGGACATCATCATTAAGTCGGCTAATTCATCAATGACAATTACCATGTAAGGAAGTTTATCAGAATACCGCTTATGCTTCATTGCCAATTCATTAAAGCCGCTAATATTACGGACACCTGTATGGGCAAATAATTCATAGCGCCTTTCCATTTCCTCCACTGCCCATTTTAATGCAGCCGTTGCAGCCTTTACATCGGTAATAACTGGGCTCACCAGATGCGGAATTCGGTTATATGGTGCAAGCTCAACCATTTTAGGGTCAATCAGCAGGAGCTTTAAATCCTCTGGACTAGCTTTGTATAATAAACTAACTAAAATTGTATTAATACAAACACTTTTTCCTGATCCAGTAGCACCGGCGATTAGTCCGTGCGGCATCTTATTTAGCTCAGTCACAATCGGTTTTCCGGATATATCTAATCCTAATATTGCTGTTAATGGTGAGGTTGAATCACGGAACACGGTGCTTTGAATAATTTCATTTATTAACACAGGACGTGATTTTTGATTTGGCACCTCGATACCAATCGTATGTTTACCTGGAATAGGAGCCTCGATACGTATATCCCTTGCTGCAAGACTTAATTTGATATCATCACTTAGATTGGTTATTTTGTTCACCTTTACACCAGGTTCAGGCTGCACTTCAAAGCGAGTAACCGCTGGCCCCTGGGTAACATTAACCACCTTTGCCCCAACATTAAAATTGGTTAAGGTTTGATTCAAAAGCTCCTCTTGATAGGAAATCCACTCTGTATCCATTTCCACTAATACAGGTTGGGCAAGTAGGCTTGGGCCTGGAAATTCATATGAAACAGAATCGTGAGAAATAGGTTCCTCTTTCGGCTCT from Neobacillus sp. FSL H8-0543 includes:
- a CDS encoding DNA translocase FtsK — its product is MNWIQSFLQRFIKDNEDDESFGVNIHSDKKVASHSYTLNENGKDLNTKISYQYPKAKLSYPVNSQVSLGEKEKRNRKKRVESQTEKSNLSIMEGETVKKEQPKKRLENVPKRTGPFQLTEIPSPVFGFKRPQSQENNSVIEHELSHFLVEDFKEQLVSDVPIIENEPSDLEVTFSSDHMDEATLLTSVNAIQEKKVTLVAEPEPTTLEIEIATKEHYEDTVEEQPEVPKAKPSHIPFNVMMLKQDKLKWEESKRKRKLEQKEPVLLDKLADILSENNDFQLEQVEEMVPIEKVQIENTVKFVQTENVQGEISKKHPQQENMPYEIVTEPTRKSEEPKEEPISHDSVSYEFPGPSLLAQPVLVEMDTEWISYQEELLNQTLTNFNVGAKVVNVTQGPAVTRFEVQPEPGVKVNKITNLSDDIKLSLAARDIRIEAPIPGKHTIGIEVPNQKSRPVLINEIIQSTVFRDSTSPLTAILGLDISGKPIVTELNKMPHGLIAGATGSGKSVCINTILVSLLYKASPEDLKLLLIDPKMVELAPYNRIPHLVSPVITDVKAATAALKWAVEEMERRYELFAHTGVRNISGFNELAMKHKRYSDKLPYMVIVIDELADLMMMSPADVEEAICRIAQKARACGIHLIVATQRPSVDVITGLIKANIPTRIAFSVSSQVDSRTIIDIAGAEKLLGRGDMLFLENGSSKPVRLQGTFVSDEEIDLVVAHVREQQEPQYLFEQEELLKKSQVTEDEDELFYEACEFIIEQGHASTSSLQRRFKIGYNRAARLMDILETNGFITSANGSKPRDVLVTEADLESIQ
- a CDS encoding DUF948 domain-containing protein, with protein sequence MEIILYLSIALIAVAFMVLVIYLAKTLKALEGTLSSVSTTLVGLEKQLDGVTKETTELLQKTNALADDIQDKSERLTSVVDAVKDVGTTVSKFNGTLKNLTSSFDIQVEQNKEKVSQIVQWSNVILELKDKWTERKQPKSEVPTEKIQRVRSR
- a CDS encoding YtxH domain-containing protein — its product is MSKDYVSKENSQRNSEDSSSSFLLGALIGGVVGAAVAMLLAPKSGQEIRSTINNQAGTIKEKTIQLMNKKKEADDLLEEITYIPIGSSEVKSDNKKADTLDITQKLEEAKKAFEEEEKKVTL
- the murC gene encoding UDP-N-acetylmuramate--L-alanine ligase, which gives rise to MTIYHFVGIKGSGMSALAQVLHDMKFEVQGSDVEKHFFTQLALEESGIKILPFQKENIEPGMTIIAGNAFPDTHEEIQEAMKLGLPIVRYHRFLGDFMQNFTSVAVTGAHGKTSTTGLLAHVIKGAKPTSFLIGDGTGKGEEDAKYFVFEACEYRRHFLSYFPDYAIMTNIDFDHPDYFANIDDVFSAFQEMAVQVKKGIFAYGDDGQLQKIQAKVPVLFYGFGEENDYQAKNLVKTTSGTSFDVFIRNTFYDTFTIPTFGEHSVLNALAVIGICHYETIDVLIVKALLSSFQGVKRRFSEKRIGSQILIDDYAHHPTEIKATIDAANQKYPDREIVAVFQPHTFSRTQAFLEDFAKSLRLADKTYLCEIFGSARENHGKLTIQDLQSRIEGSEVLLEENTALLEKHKDSVIVFMGAGDIQKFQESYEKQLTL
- a CDS encoding aminopeptidase, giving the protein MKDPRIGTLAKNLINYSLQLQKGEKVLIENFGLQRELVTALVKEAYLAGGYPFVSIKDHQVDRSLLLGAQEEQFNMIADFEANVMSKMDAYIGLRSGENINEQADVPDDKMKIHGNTVGKKVHRDIRVPKTKWVVLRYPTSNMAQLAKMSTEAFENFYFDVCNLDYGKMDKAMDSLAELMNRTDKVRITGPGTDLSFSIKDIPAIKCAGRLNIPDGEVYTAPVRDSVNGVVTYNTPSPYQGFTFENVKLTFKDGKIVEAESNDSDRINKIFDTDEGARYVGEFAIGVNPFILTPMQDILFDEKIAGSFHFTPGQAYDNAYNGNNSNIHWDMVNIQRPEYGGGEIYFDDVLIRKDGLFVIPELEGLNPENLK
- the ytxJ gene encoding bacillithiol system redox-active protein YtxJ, with product MLNKMDTLEQLEELLNKEEKFFLLKHSLTCPISHAAYQEYQKFADENQEVPTYYLAVQDSRPLSDAIAEKFQIKHESPQAILFANGNPLWNASHWKITKRSLASTFTDNR